One part of the Schistocerca piceifrons isolate TAMUIC-IGC-003096 chromosome 2, iqSchPice1.1, whole genome shotgun sequence genome encodes these proteins:
- the LOC124776311 gene encoding cuticle protein 18.6-like encodes MACKALILAAVLSLAHAGYLGAPAVLAPAAPIARAYAPAIAAAPIARAYAPAIAAAPIARAYAPAIAAAPIARAYAPAIAAAPAIRAAPVAVAAPAAVAAEYDPHPEYSFAYSVNDALTGDSKTQHESRSGDVVQGSYSLAEPDGSIRTVDYTADPVNGFNAVVHKEAGAHPAVAAAPAPVAVAHAPVAVAAAPAIAAAPAIAAAPALAYGAGLGYGYARAAYAAPAIAAAPIARAAYAAPIARAAIAAPALSYGGYGYGGLGYTKAILG; translated from the exons ATGGCTTGCAAG GCACTCATCTTAGCGGCAGTACTGTCGCTGGCCCACGCCGGCTACCTGGGCGCACCTGCAGTCCTCGCGCCAGCCGCACCCATTGCTAGGGCTTACGCCCCCGCCATCGCCGCCGCCCCCATTGCCAGGGCGTACGCCCCCGCAATTGCTGCCGCTCCCATCGCCAGAGCATACGCCCCAGCCATCGCTGCTGCCCCCATCGCCAGGGCCTACGCCCCAGCCATCGCTGCCGCCCCCGCCATCCGCGCCGCCCCTGTGgccgtcgccgcccccgccgcaGTGGCTGCCGAGTACGACCCGCACCCAGAGTACAGCTTCGCCTACAGTGTCAACGATGCCCTGACTGGTGACTCGAAGACCCAGCACGAGAGCCGCAGCGGAGACGTCGTCCAGGGCAGCTACAGTCTCGCCGAGCCCGACGGCTCCATCCGCACCGTCGACTACACCGCCGACCCCGTGAACGGCTTCAACGCCGTCGTGCACAAGGAGGCTGGTGCCCACCCCGCTGTTGCCGCCGCCCCCGCTCCCGTGGCCGTCGCCCACGCTCCCGTGGCCGTCGCCGCTGCCCCAGCGATCGCTGCCGCCCCTGCCATCGCCGCCGCGCCAGCGCTGGCGTACGGTGCCGGCCTCGGCTACGGTTACGCGAGGGCGGCATACGCTGCCCCCGCTATTGCCGCCGCCCCCATCGCTAGGGCAGCCTACGCCGCTCCCATCGCCAGGGCTGCCATCGCTGCTCCCGCCCTCTCCTATGGAGGCTACGGATACGGCGGTCTGGGATACACGAAAGCTATTCTTGGTTAA